A section of the Streptomyces sp. NBC_01591 genome encodes:
- a CDS encoding Uma2 family endonuclease, with translation MGGTMTAEALPEASQLRRDDSKWPVPPEDGYTVDDFFTLDLPPHTELIDGSLVFVSPQRNFHTLAMYLLEQGLRQQVPEALRVRREMAVVLGKRNVPEPDLVVVKADGVGGPRQTRYEAADVVLAVEVVSPDSEDRDRDTKPHKYAAAGIPHFWRVEMSGEHDRPVVWTYECDAVTKTYVSTGVHHDRLKLSVPYDIDIDLTAIDRL, from the coding sequence ATGGGAGGAACCATGACTGCCGAGGCACTGCCCGAAGCGTCGCAGCTGCGCCGCGACGATTCCAAGTGGCCGGTCCCGCCCGAGGACGGCTACACCGTGGACGATTTCTTCACGCTTGACCTCCCGCCGCACACAGAGCTGATCGACGGGAGCCTGGTTTTCGTGAGTCCGCAGCGGAACTTTCACACGCTGGCGATGTATCTGCTGGAGCAGGGGCTGCGCCAGCAGGTTCCCGAGGCTCTGCGAGTGCGCCGAGAGATGGCCGTCGTGCTCGGTAAGCGCAATGTCCCAGAACCTGACCTCGTCGTGGTGAAGGCTGACGGCGTAGGAGGCCCACGACAAACACGCTACGAGGCCGCCGATGTCGTGCTCGCCGTCGAGGTGGTCTCCCCCGACTCCGAGGACCGCGACCGCGACACCAAACCTCACAAGTACGCGGCGGCGGGCATCCCGCACTTCTGGCGGGTCGAGATGAGCGGCGAGCACGACCGGCCCGTGGTGTGGACGTACGAGTGCGACGCGGTGACCAAGACCTACGTCTCCACCGGCGTCCACCACGACCGGCTGAAGCTCTCCGTCCCGTACGACATCGACATCGATCTGACCGCCATCGACCGGCTGTAG